Proteins co-encoded in one Pseudarthrobacter chlorophenolicus A6 genomic window:
- the chrA gene encoding chromate efflux transporter, with product MTGEPATARRGSAREVFGVFLKLGVTSFGGPIAHLGYFRDELVRRRKWVDDREYGDLVALCQFLPGPASSQVGFGMGLHRAGPLGALAAFLAFTLPSAALLVAFALGAALFQGTIGTGILTGLKIVAVAIVAQAVWGMAKALTPDRERAAIAVVAALSATLLAGSLGQIAAILFGALAGLLVCRRGTTDLTGQMRFPVSRTAGITCLALFVLLLLGLPVLALATGSAGITVFEAFYRAGALVFGGGHVVLPLLQAGVVDPGWVTSQQFLAGYGAAQAVPGPLFTFAAYLGTASGYGPGGAAGAAVALAGIFLPGFLLLTGVLPFWNSWRSRPGAQALMRGANAAVVGILAAALYNPLFTTAITGPGPFCLGLVCFVLLIAWKAPPWAVVLVGAAGGVLLALAG from the coding sequence GTGACCGGCGAGCCGGCAACCGCACGCCGCGGCTCGGCCCGGGAAGTGTTCGGCGTGTTCCTCAAACTGGGGGTCACCTCGTTTGGCGGGCCCATCGCGCACCTGGGCTATTTCCGTGACGAACTGGTCCGGCGACGCAAATGGGTGGACGACAGGGAGTACGGGGACCTGGTGGCGCTGTGCCAATTCCTTCCCGGGCCCGCCTCCAGCCAGGTGGGCTTCGGCATGGGGCTGCACCGCGCCGGCCCCCTCGGTGCCCTGGCCGCGTTCCTTGCCTTCACCCTCCCGTCCGCGGCCCTGCTGGTCGCTTTCGCGCTGGGCGCCGCTCTGTTCCAGGGCACCATCGGCACCGGCATCCTCACCGGACTGAAGATAGTGGCAGTGGCCATCGTGGCCCAGGCGGTATGGGGCATGGCCAAAGCGCTCACCCCGGACCGCGAGCGGGCGGCGATCGCCGTGGTCGCTGCCCTGTCCGCCACGCTGCTGGCCGGGTCCCTCGGCCAGATAGCGGCCATCCTGTTCGGCGCGCTCGCCGGGCTGCTGGTGTGCCGGCGGGGCACCACCGACCTGACCGGCCAGATGCGTTTCCCCGTCAGCCGGACCGCGGGCATCACCTGCCTGGCCCTGTTCGTACTTCTGCTGCTGGGGCTGCCGGTGCTGGCGCTGGCCACGGGCTCGGCCGGGATCACCGTGTTCGAGGCGTTCTACCGGGCCGGGGCACTGGTGTTCGGCGGCGGCCACGTGGTCCTTCCCCTGCTCCAGGCCGGCGTGGTGGACCCCGGCTGGGTCACCAGCCAGCAGTTCCTGGCCGGCTACGGCGCCGCGCAGGCCGTCCCCGGCCCCCTGTTCACCTTCGCGGCCTACCTGGGCACGGCGTCCGGGTACGGTCCGGGCGGCGCGGCGGGTGCCGCGGTCGCGCTCGCCGGCATCTTCCTGCCCGGCTTCCTGCTGCTCACCGGCGTGCTGCCGTTCTGGAACTCCTGGCGGTCCCGGCCCGGGGCCCAGGCCCTGATGCGGGGCGCCAACGCCGCCGTGGTGGGCATCCTGGCTGCCGCCCTCTACAACCCGCTGTTCACAACCGCCATCACCGGCCCGGGGCCGTTCTGCCTGGGCCTGGTGTGCTTCGTGCTGCTCATCGCATGGAAGGCGCCGCCTTGGGCCGTGGTGCTGGTGGGCGCGGCCGGGGGAGTGCTGCTGGCGTTGGCCGGCTGA
- the trxB gene encoding thioredoxin-disulfide reductase, with protein MSNEQLIIIGSGPAGYTAAIYAARAGLAPLVLAGSVTAGGALMNTTEVENFPGFPGGIQGPELMDGLQQQAEKFGAKVVFDDVTSVDLKGSTKRVVTGAGETHEAPAVILATGSAYKELGLPEEKKLSGHGVSWCATCDGFFFREQDIIVVGGGDSAMEEATFLTRFGKSVTVVVRKGELRASRIMAQRAKDNPKIRFEWNSAITAIHGDTKVTGVTLADTRSGETRELGATGIFVAIGHLPRTELLTGQVDLDDEGYIKVDSPTTCTNLSGVFACGDAVDHRYRQAITAAGTGCAAALDAERYLAALDDASSIATALVEEPTHS; from the coding sequence ATGAGCAACGAACAGCTGATCATCATCGGCTCCGGCCCCGCGGGCTACACCGCCGCCATTTACGCCGCCCGGGCCGGCCTGGCGCCGCTGGTGCTGGCCGGTTCCGTCACCGCGGGCGGTGCGCTGATGAACACCACCGAGGTGGAAAATTTCCCCGGTTTCCCCGGCGGCATCCAGGGACCTGAACTGATGGACGGGCTGCAGCAGCAGGCCGAGAAGTTCGGCGCCAAGGTGGTGTTCGACGACGTCACGTCCGTTGACCTGAAGGGTTCCACCAAGCGCGTGGTCACCGGCGCCGGAGAGACCCACGAGGCACCTGCGGTCATCCTCGCCACCGGCTCCGCGTACAAGGAACTGGGCCTGCCTGAGGAGAAGAAGCTGTCCGGCCACGGCGTATCCTGGTGCGCCACCTGCGACGGGTTCTTCTTCCGCGAGCAGGACATCATTGTGGTGGGCGGCGGCGATTCCGCCATGGAGGAGGCAACCTTCCTCACCCGCTTCGGGAAGTCCGTGACCGTCGTGGTCCGCAAGGGCGAACTGCGGGCCTCCCGCATCATGGCGCAGCGGGCCAAGGACAATCCCAAGATCCGGTTCGAATGGAACTCCGCCATCACCGCCATCCACGGCGACACCAAGGTCACCGGCGTCACCCTGGCGGACACCCGCTCCGGCGAAACCAGGGAGCTCGGCGCCACGGGGATCTTCGTGGCCATCGGCCACCTGCCGCGCACCGAACTGCTGACGGGCCAGGTGGACCTCGATGACGAGGGCTACATCAAGGTGGACTCCCCCACCACGTGCACCAACCTCTCCGGCGTTTTCGCGTGCGGTGACGCCGTGGACCACCGCTACCGCCAGGCCATCACCGCCGCCGGCACCGGCTGCGCCGCCGCCCTGGACGCAGAGCGGTACCTGGCCGCCCTGGACGACGCCTCGAGCATCGCCACCGCCCTGGTGGAGGAGCCCACGCACAGCTGA
- the nhaA gene encoding Na+/H+ antiporter NhaA, with product MTSAPQPPHNPQPRRSILARGSYAEALRIGEILRKETVGGALLVAAAVIALIWANSPASDSYFALRDVTVGYEPWHLKLSLGAWAADGLLAVFFFLVGLELKREFVAGDLRQISTSIVPVLAAAGGVLVPAVIYAAVNLANQEALRGWAIPTATDIAFAVAVLAVIGSHLPSALRIFLLTLAVVDDLIAISIIAFFYSSDLQAGPLLLALIPLALFTFLVQKYRRFFGKHPAAAWLILLPLGFAAWALVHASGIHATVAGVLLGFAVPVIRSQASGGPEAGPGLAEIFEHRFRPISAGIAVPVFAFFSAGVAVGGWEGLGSALTDPVALGIILALVLGKPIGILGATWLLTKTTKAKLDDSYRWIDIFGVALLAGIGFTVSLLVAELSFGQGSLHDDHAKVGILTASLLAAVLASVILRTRNRQYRQAEELERVDADQDGIPDVYQGRA from the coding sequence GTGACATCCGCCCCGCAGCCCCCGCACAACCCCCAGCCCCGCCGCTCCATTCTTGCCCGCGGCTCCTACGCCGAAGCCCTGAGGATCGGCGAGATCCTCCGCAAGGAAACGGTGGGCGGTGCCCTCCTGGTGGCCGCTGCCGTGATCGCCCTTATCTGGGCCAACTCGCCGGCATCGGACAGCTACTTCGCACTCAGGGACGTCACCGTCGGCTACGAGCCCTGGCACCTAAAGCTGAGCCTCGGCGCCTGGGCGGCGGACGGACTCCTTGCTGTCTTCTTCTTCCTGGTGGGCCTGGAGCTCAAGCGCGAATTCGTTGCCGGGGACCTGCGCCAGATCAGCACGTCCATCGTCCCGGTGCTGGCCGCGGCCGGTGGAGTGCTGGTGCCGGCAGTAATTTATGCCGCCGTGAACCTCGCCAACCAGGAAGCGCTGCGCGGCTGGGCCATCCCCACTGCCACGGACATCGCGTTCGCGGTTGCGGTGCTTGCGGTGATCGGATCACACCTGCCCAGCGCCCTGCGTATTTTCCTGCTGACCCTGGCCGTGGTGGACGACCTGATTGCCATCAGCATCATCGCCTTTTTCTACTCCAGTGACCTCCAGGCGGGTCCGCTGCTGCTGGCCCTGATCCCGCTGGCTTTGTTCACATTCCTGGTCCAAAAGTACCGCCGCTTCTTCGGCAAGCACCCGGCGGCTGCCTGGCTCATCCTCCTGCCGCTGGGCTTCGCGGCCTGGGCGCTGGTGCACGCCTCCGGCATCCACGCCACGGTGGCTGGCGTGCTGCTGGGCTTCGCCGTCCCGGTAATCCGGTCGCAGGCGAGCGGCGGGCCCGAAGCCGGACCCGGCCTGGCGGAAATTTTTGAGCACCGGTTCCGGCCCATCTCCGCCGGAATCGCCGTGCCGGTGTTCGCCTTCTTCTCCGCCGGGGTGGCCGTAGGTGGCTGGGAGGGACTCGGCTCGGCTCTGACCGACCCGGTGGCGCTGGGCATCATCCTGGCATTGGTCCTTGGCAAGCCCATCGGCATCCTCGGTGCCACGTGGCTGCTGACCAAGACCACTAAGGCGAAGCTGGACGATTCCTACCGATGGATCGACATTTTTGGAGTGGCCTTGCTGGCGGGCATCGGCTTCACAGTGTCGCTGCTGGTAGCCGAGCTGAGCTTCGGACAGGGCAGCCTGCATGACGACCACGCCAAGGTGGGCATCCTCACCGCATCACTGCTGGCCGCCGTGCTGGCCAGCGTCATCCTCCGCACCCGGAACCGGCAGTACCGGCAGGCCGAGGAGCTGGAAAGGGTTGACGCGGACCAGGACGGCATCCCGGACGTCTACCAGGGCCGCGCCTGA
- a CDS encoding alpha/beta fold hydrolase, with protein MTEVTPHHGLFKDTNLHVDDAGGAGRPVVLIHGWPLSGKSFEEQIPALQEAGYRPITYDRRGFGLSSKPPAGYNYDVLAEDLQKVLVELDLTDVTLVGFSMGGGEVARYLGLYGPARIRSVVFASAVTPYLMRTDDNPDGPLTPEQADGMAEDLVRDETAFYDSFTRDFFSVDGVLRVSEVQRKEAGAMCGQANKNAALACMAAFGGTDFRGDLADVTVPALVIHGDGDATVPFEGSGQRTHASLANSEVHVIRDAPHGCNVSHADEWNSVVIGFLAK; from the coding sequence ATGACCGAAGTTACCCCCCACCACGGGCTGTTCAAGGACACCAACCTGCATGTGGACGATGCCGGCGGAGCGGGCCGCCCGGTGGTCCTCATCCACGGATGGCCGCTCTCCGGGAAATCCTTCGAGGAGCAGATCCCGGCGCTGCAGGAGGCCGGTTACCGTCCCATCACCTATGACCGCAGGGGGTTCGGCCTCAGCAGCAAGCCACCGGCAGGCTACAACTACGACGTTCTGGCCGAGGACCTGCAGAAGGTCTTGGTGGAGCTGGACCTGACGGACGTGACCCTGGTGGGCTTTTCCATGGGCGGCGGTGAGGTGGCACGATACCTCGGCCTGTACGGACCGGCGAGGATCCGCAGCGTGGTCTTCGCCTCCGCCGTGACGCCCTACCTTATGCGGACGGACGACAACCCGGATGGTCCCCTGACCCCTGAACAGGCGGACGGCATGGCCGAGGACCTCGTCAGGGACGAGACAGCTTTCTACGATTCCTTCACCCGCGACTTCTTCTCCGTGGACGGAGTCCTCAGGGTCAGCGAGGTCCAGCGCAAGGAAGCCGGGGCCATGTGCGGGCAGGCCAACAAGAACGCGGCCCTGGCCTGCATGGCGGCCTTCGGCGGGACCGACTTCCGGGGCGACCTCGCCGATGTCACGGTCCCGGCACTGGTGATTCATGGCGACGGCGACGCCACCGTCCCCTTCGAGGGATCCGGCCAGCGGACCCACGCCTCACTGGCGAACAGCGAGGTCCACGTCATCAGGGATGCGCCGCACGGCTGCAACGTGAGCCACGCCGACGAGTGGAACAGCGTGGTGATCGGATTCCTGGCGAAATAG
- a CDS encoding PAS and ANTAR domain-containing protein, which yields MKDVPGPYTYSSALGDDDCVAGTYTAEVDGWKLSWSDGMYQLHGYRRGDVVPTLELLFAHKHPKDRPRCEAIVAKVAQTGGYFCMYHRIIDSKGKTRRVLSSGEGIVGADGKVAVIEGVMVDLTSTLQRETEQTARDAVAGATASRTVIDQARGILMGLLGIGSDEAFQLLVATSSYRNVKLVAVAAELVQLANSEDAREYLVRAVRAIADRLPAESGSRDKSRDHQAARDRRAAPERRAVPGPSAVVAGRPAVPGPTPRPSTGRPGPGRRPAG from the coding sequence GTGAAGGACGTGCCCGGCCCATATACGTACTCGAGCGCGTTGGGGGACGACGACTGCGTTGCCGGAACCTACACGGCCGAGGTGGACGGCTGGAAGCTCTCCTGGTCCGACGGAATGTACCAGCTGCACGGCTACCGCCGCGGGGATGTGGTTCCCACCCTGGAACTGCTGTTCGCCCACAAGCATCCCAAGGACCGGCCGCGCTGCGAAGCCATCGTGGCTAAGGTTGCCCAGACCGGCGGGTACTTTTGCATGTATCACCGGATCATTGATTCCAAAGGCAAAACCAGGCGCGTCCTGTCTTCCGGCGAGGGCATCGTTGGCGCGGACGGCAAGGTCGCAGTGATCGAGGGCGTGATGGTGGACCTCACCTCAACCCTGCAGCGCGAAACCGAGCAGACCGCACGCGATGCGGTGGCGGGCGCCACCGCATCCCGCACCGTCATCGACCAGGCGAGGGGCATCCTCATGGGCCTGCTCGGCATCGGCTCCGACGAAGCGTTCCAGCTGCTGGTGGCCACCAGCAGCTACCGGAACGTCAAGCTGGTGGCGGTGGCGGCGGAACTGGTGCAGCTGGCCAACTCGGAGGACGCCCGGGAATACCTGGTCAGGGCGGTCAGGGCGATAGCCGACCGGTTGCCCGCGGAATCGGGGAGTCGGGACAAGTCCAGGGACCACCAGGCTGCCCGGGACCGGCGGGCAGCACCGGAACGCCGGGCCGTCCCCGGACCGTCCGCCGTAGTTGCCGGGCGTCCCGCCGTTCCAGGTCCCACGCCCCGCCCTTCAACGGGCCGCCCGGGTCCCGGGCGCCGCCCTGCAGGCTGA
- a CDS encoding copper-translocating P-type ATPase, which yields MQDHSQHHHDGGRQSAGAVTDARAAAAPAGHGQAPGHAHTAASMQHGAHPHHDDGHTVHTSGQHAGHSTAMFKNRFWLTLALSVPVVYFSPMVGHLLGYMAPMFPGSAWIPPVLGTVIFLYGGQPFLKGGLQELRNRRPGMMLLIAMAITVAFAASWVTSLGLGGFDLDFWWELALLVAIMLLGHWIEMRALGSAQGALDALAALLPDDAERVTLSGTETVPVSELRPGDLVLVRPGARMPADGTVAEGRAEFDESMITGESKTVPRGPGDAVVAGTVATDSGVRVRVTAVGDDTALAGIQRLVAEAQASSSRAQALADRAAAFLFYFAAGAGIITFIAWTLLGSVPEAVTRTVTVLVIACPHALGLAIPLVIAISTEQAARAGVLIKNRMALERMRTIDVVLFDKTGTLTKGEPELRDIATTGTLDADSLLSLAAAVESDSEHPAARAIVRAARNRGLTFPAASGFAALAGRGVQATVDGRTLHVGGPALLRELGAVEPSGLAGATHGWRERGASVLHVLDGGRVLGAVSLEDAVRPESRQAVAALQNRGVKVAMITGDARQVAQAVAADLNIDEVFAEVLPADKDKKVAELQGRGLKVAMVGDGVNDSPALARAEVGIAIGAGTDVAMESAGVVLAGNDPRAVLSMVDLSRASYRKMWQNLVWATGYNVLSVPLAAGVLAFAGVVLSPAAGAVLMSASTIVVALNAQLLRRLKLNPAEVR from the coding sequence ATGCAAGACCATTCCCAGCACCATCACGACGGCGGCCGCCAGTCCGCCGGCGCGGTCACCGATGCCCGTGCTGCTGCCGCCCCTGCCGGGCACGGGCAAGCTCCCGGCCACGCGCACACCGCGGCATCAATGCAGCACGGCGCCCACCCGCACCACGATGACGGCCACACCGTCCACACCTCCGGCCAGCACGCCGGGCACAGCACCGCCATGTTCAAGAACAGGTTCTGGCTCACGCTGGCCCTGTCGGTTCCCGTGGTCTACTTCAGCCCCATGGTGGGCCACCTCCTGGGCTACATGGCGCCCATGTTCCCGGGCTCGGCCTGGATCCCGCCGGTCCTGGGAACGGTCATCTTCCTCTACGGCGGCCAGCCGTTCCTCAAGGGCGGCCTGCAGGAACTGAGGAACCGCCGGCCCGGCATGATGCTGCTGATCGCCATGGCCATCACCGTGGCGTTCGCGGCCTCGTGGGTTACCAGCCTGGGCCTGGGCGGTTTCGACCTCGACTTCTGGTGGGAGCTGGCGCTCCTGGTGGCCATCATGCTGCTGGGCCACTGGATCGAAATGCGTGCCCTCGGATCGGCGCAGGGCGCATTGGACGCCCTCGCCGCACTGCTGCCGGACGACGCCGAGCGCGTCACGCTGTCCGGCACCGAGACAGTACCCGTGTCCGAGCTGCGTCCCGGAGACCTCGTCCTGGTCCGGCCCGGAGCCCGGATGCCCGCCGACGGCACTGTGGCGGAAGGCCGCGCCGAGTTCGACGAATCCATGATCACCGGCGAATCCAAGACCGTTCCGCGTGGTCCCGGTGACGCTGTGGTGGCCGGAACCGTGGCCACCGACTCCGGGGTGCGCGTCCGCGTGACGGCGGTGGGCGACGATACTGCCCTGGCCGGCATCCAGCGGCTGGTGGCCGAAGCCCAGGCGTCGTCGTCCCGCGCCCAGGCCCTGGCCGACCGCGCCGCAGCCTTCCTCTTCTACTTCGCAGCTGGCGCCGGCATCATCACGTTCATCGCCTGGACCCTGCTGGGCAGTGTCCCCGAGGCCGTCACCCGGACCGTAACGGTGCTGGTCATCGCCTGCCCGCACGCCCTGGGCCTGGCCATTCCGCTGGTGATCGCCATCTCCACCGAACAGGCGGCCCGGGCAGGCGTGCTGATCAAGAACCGGATGGCGCTGGAGCGCATGCGGACCATCGATGTGGTCCTTTTCGACAAGACCGGCACCCTCACCAAGGGCGAGCCCGAGCTCCGGGACATCGCAACAACAGGGACCTTGGACGCTGACAGCCTGCTGTCCCTCGCCGCCGCCGTCGAGTCCGACAGCGAGCATCCCGCAGCCCGGGCCATCGTCCGCGCGGCGCGGAACCGCGGCCTCACCTTCCCCGCGGCATCCGGGTTTGCTGCACTGGCGGGCCGCGGCGTACAGGCAACGGTGGACGGACGCACGCTGCACGTGGGCGGACCCGCGCTCTTGCGCGAGCTTGGCGCCGTCGAGCCTTCCGGTCTGGCCGGGGCCACACACGGCTGGCGGGAACGCGGCGCGTCCGTCCTGCACGTGCTCGACGGCGGCCGCGTCCTGGGTGCCGTAAGCCTGGAGGATGCGGTCCGGCCGGAGTCGCGGCAGGCCGTGGCGGCGCTGCAGAACCGCGGCGTCAAGGTAGCGATGATCACCGGCGACGCGCGCCAGGTGGCTCAGGCTGTGGCCGCGGACCTGAACATCGACGAGGTGTTTGCCGAGGTGCTGCCGGCGGACAAGGACAAGAAAGTGGCGGAGCTGCAGGGCCGGGGGCTGAAGGTGGCCATGGTGGGCGACGGCGTGAACGACTCCCCCGCGCTGGCCCGCGCCGAGGTGGGCATCGCCATCGGCGCCGGAACGGATGTGGCCATGGAATCGGCGGGCGTGGTGCTGGCTGGCAACGATCCGCGTGCGGTGCTGTCCATGGTGGACCTCTCCCGGGCGAGCTACCGCAAGATGTGGCAGAACCTGGTGTGGGCCACCGGCTACAACGTCCTCTCCGTGCCGCTGGCCGCCGGCGTGCTCGCCTTCGCCGGAGTGGTCCTCTCACCGGCCGCCGGCGCCGTCCTGATGAGCGCCTCCACCATCGTGGTGGCGCTGAACGCCCAGCTGCTGCGGCGGCTCAAGCTCAACCCCGCCGAGGTGCGCTGA
- a CDS encoding DUF305 domain-containing protein produces the protein MTTKFKTLTLAAALAASLGLAGCATGSGSSGGNTMPMDHGSSAPMSSMMPDANADHNQADIMFSQMMIPHHQQAVEMSDILLAKPDIPAPVASLATRIKDAQTPEIKQMTGWLEGWNVPTMMGDHSGHGMGGMVDDDGIARLRAAQGTDAARLFLQQMTGHHEGAIDMARQEISSGKYPQTIQLARDIIKAQEAEITEMKELLAGF, from the coding sequence ATGACCACCAAATTCAAGACCCTGACCCTCGCCGCCGCCCTTGCAGCCTCCCTTGGCCTGGCAGGCTGTGCCACCGGATCCGGCAGCTCCGGCGGAAACACCATGCCCATGGACCACGGCAGCTCCGCGCCGATGTCCAGCATGATGCCGGACGCCAACGCGGACCATAACCAGGCGGACATCATGTTTTCCCAGATGATGATCCCGCACCACCAGCAGGCCGTGGAGATGAGCGACATCCTGCTGGCAAAGCCTGATATCCCCGCCCCGGTGGCCTCGCTGGCCACCCGGATCAAGGACGCGCAGACGCCCGAGATCAAGCAGATGACCGGCTGGCTGGAAGGCTGGAACGTGCCCACCATGATGGGCGACCACTCCGGCCACGGCATGGGCGGCATGGTGGACGACGACGGCATTGCCCGCCTTAGGGCCGCACAGGGCACCGACGCCGCCCGCCTCTTCCTCCAGCAGATGACCGGTCACCACGAGGGTGCCATCGACATGGCCCGGCAGGAAATCAGCTCCGGCAAGTACCCGCAGACCATCCAGCTGGCCCGCGACATCATCAAAGCCCAGGAAGCCGAAATCACTGAGATGAAGGAACTCCTGGCCGGCTTCTGA
- a CDS encoding arsenate reductase/protein-tyrosine-phosphatase family protein: protein MDIPAPVRILTVCTGNICRSPVAERLLQTGLNQVVPGGFEVASAGTRAMVADPMQPISADIVRTYGGNPDGFEARQLNSRILRGVDLVLTMTSGHRGEVLQQDASMLKRTFTIREFARMLDVLDGRATELPAEDHGADPLAANTAYWKSLPARAAGVRHLALPADSAENDIIDPYRRSPEVYRQMEDELAPAIVSILRHARLNSPVRGNVPNSL from the coding sequence TTGGATATCCCCGCACCAGTAAGAATCCTGACCGTCTGCACGGGCAACATCTGCCGCTCCCCGGTGGCCGAACGGCTGCTGCAGACAGGACTCAACCAGGTGGTGCCCGGCGGGTTCGAAGTGGCCAGTGCCGGAACAAGGGCGATGGTGGCCGACCCCATGCAGCCAATATCGGCCGACATCGTGCGGACCTACGGCGGGAATCCGGACGGCTTCGAGGCCCGGCAGCTCAACTCCAGGATCCTTCGCGGCGTTGACCTGGTGCTCACCATGACGTCAGGCCACCGCGGTGAGGTGCTGCAGCAGGACGCGTCGATGCTGAAACGGACGTTCACCATCCGCGAGTTCGCCCGGATGCTCGACGTGCTGGACGGCCGCGCCACTGAACTCCCCGCCGAGGATCACGGCGCCGACCCGCTGGCCGCGAACACCGCGTACTGGAAGAGCCTTCCGGCCCGTGCCGCGGGCGTTCGCCACCTGGCCCTGCCGGCGGATTCCGCGGAGAACGACATCATTGACCCGTACCGGCGCTCCCCCGAGGTGTACCGGCAGATGGAGGACGAACTGGCCCCCGCCATCGTGTCCATCCTCCGGCACGCCCGCCTCAACTCTCCGGTCCGCGGGAACGTCCCCAACTCGCTCTAG
- a CDS encoding LCP family protein: MSTPGASDPSGPAGPTSPGTSQHGRWMVAHGRRRWIAALLALVLVAAAVVAVVSLNRAGNVTPPAAQGTATQSETPTPTPSETTSETPPPPAPAAPPPPPPIAELPPGSMNILVIGSDIRGGTPAKDAAAHTAATGEAQDHRADTLMVVHVPADRSTLYLISINRDTWVNIPGYGGAKINAGLEYGGIDMQTAAVQELLGITINHTLMLDFGGFKLLVDGLGGIDVNVPIAFQSSIETQHVFPAGMNHLDGQAALEFVRERYAFSDGDFQRVRDQQIMLRAILARLTAGGALNDVTAVRSLVEFASCCLTVDKGFDPVQAAILAYSLRNLDANAIRSMTLPTAGSGFVAGQSVLFPDYGGIAAVGAALREGRIGELARQ; the protein is encoded by the coding sequence ATGAGCACACCAGGCGCTTCGGACCCATCCGGTCCCGCTGGACCCACCAGCCCGGGCACCTCACAGCACGGCCGCTGGATGGTGGCGCACGGCCGCCGCCGGTGGATCGCAGCGCTGCTGGCCCTGGTCCTGGTGGCGGCCGCCGTGGTGGCTGTGGTGAGCCTCAACCGCGCCGGCAACGTCACGCCGCCGGCCGCCCAGGGCACCGCCACCCAAAGCGAAACCCCCACCCCCACGCCATCGGAGACCACGTCCGAAACGCCCCCGCCACCGGCACCGGCGGCTCCTCCGCCGCCCCCACCCATCGCGGAACTGCCGCCCGGGTCTATGAACATCCTGGTGATCGGCAGTGACATCCGAGGCGGCACACCGGCAAAGGATGCCGCCGCGCACACGGCAGCCACCGGTGAAGCGCAGGACCACCGGGCGGACACCCTGATGGTGGTCCACGTCCCGGCCGACCGCAGCACGCTCTACCTCATCTCCATCAACCGCGACACGTGGGTGAACATCCCCGGCTACGGCGGCGCCAAGATCAACGCCGGGCTGGAATACGGCGGCATCGACATGCAGACCGCCGCTGTCCAGGAACTGCTGGGAATCACCATCAACCACACCCTGATGCTGGACTTCGGCGGGTTCAAGCTCCTGGTGGACGGCCTGGGCGGCATCGACGTGAACGTGCCCATAGCGTTCCAGTCCTCCATCGAGACCCAGCATGTTTTCCCCGCCGGCATGAACCACCTTGACGGGCAGGCGGCTCTGGAGTTCGTCCGCGAGCGCTACGCCTTTTCCGACGGTGACTTCCAGCGGGTGCGGGACCAGCAGATCATGCTCCGCGCCATCCTGGCCCGCCTCACCGCGGGCGGGGCGCTGAACGACGTCACGGCGGTGCGGTCCCTCGTGGAGTTCGCGTCCTGCTGCCTCACCGTGGACAAAGGGTTCGACCCGGTCCAGGCCGCCATCCTGGCCTACAGCCTGCGGAACCTCGATGCCAACGCGATCCGCAGCATGACGCTTCCGACGGCGGGCTCCGGGTTCGTTGCCGGACAGTCGGTGCTGTTCCCGGATTACGGCGGCATCGCGGCGGTGGGGGCAGCCCTGCGGGAGGGCCGGATCGGCGAACTCGCGAGGCAATAA